A stretch of the Malus sylvestris chromosome 10, drMalSylv7.2, whole genome shotgun sequence genome encodes the following:
- the LOC126587776 gene encoding uncharacterized protein LOC126587776 isoform X2 encodes MQGLHHQQQQLAALLSVAIPKDDSASASAPSSNSDDDDSARLTAINSLHRAVLYPPNSVLVSHSANFLAQGFSQLLSDKSYVVRQGAAVAYGALCAVVCSIPITSNGRQNHVMLGSLVDQFIGWALPLLSNGGAGDGTMELSLDSLREFLNVGDVGGIERYVLSILKACQVLLEDERTSLSLLHRLLGVLTLISLKFSRCFQPHFLDIVDLLLGWALVPDLAESDRRIIMDSFLQFQSHWVGNLQFSLGLLSKFLGDMDVLLQDVSHGTPQQFRRLLALLSCFSTILQSTASGLLEMNLLEQITEPLNRIVPRLLGCLSMVGRKFGWFEWIGNLWKCLTLLAEILCERFSTFYALAVDILFQSLELDNTSQPMGTGRITSVQVHGVLKTNLQLLSLQKFGLLRLSVQKILQFDAPISQLRLHPNHLVTGSSAATYIFLLQHANNEVVEQAVTSLTEELELLKGMLKKAMGNGDGFVACSKFFSKLELFALIKFDLKVLLTSVFLGGDNSLNSQPDIASLYLMRSEKLLNFIMEKFNPFDLPILAYVDLQVNVIKTLDRLTTVKFLSKCAVTYHSSGKSSTFATADKFLNSKYLTNEQSVVVVENLRKYGAFFVKALHVSSPLAVKTVALDWVQRICENVIAYNEKSNIETHFYEVYGNIKIIGNMLFSILDAASDREPKVRSHVALVLELLMQARIVHPLYFSCMAEVVLGKLGDPDGEIKNAFVRLLSIVVPTTLYACGIHDYGTSTSSRAVVLWLGNNSNLHWKQVFSLKQLPQQLHSQQLVTILSYISQRWKVPLSSWIQRLIHSCRISKDFVSSQLEETGKSGATGVWLDFKMDEDFLEKHCSINNLAGVWWAVHEAARYCITTRLRTNLGGPTQTFAALERMLLDVAHLLQLDSEQNDGNLSMIGSSGAHLLPMRLLFDFVEALKKNVYNAYEGSAVLPSASRSSSLFFRANKKVCEEWFSRICEPMMNAGLALQCHDATFQYCALRLQELRNLVASALNEKSRAQVTENLQNIRGRFSADILRVLRNMALALCKTHESEALIGLEKWVSMTFSPFLVEENQSLSNSGMLGPSTWITGLVYQAEGKYEKAAAHFIHLLQNEELLSSLGSDGVQFVIARIIECYNSVCDWKSLESWLLELQTLRAKHAGKSYCGALTTTGNEINAIHALARYDEGEFQAAWTCLGLTPKSSSELTLDPKLALQRSEQMLLQAMLLQNEGKEDNIPHELQKARSMLEETVSILPLEGLEEAAPHATQLHCIFAFEEFFKIKGNQDKPRQLQSILSSYVQLMQPQIGRVHLDCNPWLKVLRVYQTISPVSLATLKLSMNLLSLARKQKNLLLANRLNNFLKDHISRCSGESNHDFLISYLQYEGILLMHAENKFEDSLTNLWSFVRPCMISSPSIGSDADNGILKAKACLKLSNWLKQNYSDSRVDDIVLNMRSDFDMTDSSSPGRVSASLGNEILSSKTRLGPIIEEIVGTATKLSTQLCPTMGKSWISYASWCFSQARDSLLTPDENTLHSCSFSPILAHEVLPERFKLTENEIVKVESLILQLFQNKDDRFRAEGEWNSSLDSSELRNDNPVMALVQQVVNIIEAVSGAPGAEISSDDCLSATLASQLKIFLRGNFGLNETALISVVDELVVVWWSLRRRRVSLFGHAAHGFIKYLSNSSAKICNSGLFESDSESLKQKTGSYTLRATLYVLHILLKYGAELRDVLEPALSTVPLSPWQEVTPQLFARLSSHPEQVVRKQLEGLLMMLAKQSPWSIVYPTLVDVDAYEEKPSEELQHILGCLSEIYPRLIQDVQLVINELGNVTVLWEELWLSTLQDLHTDVMRRINVLKEEAARIAENVTLSQSEKNKINAAKYSAMMAPIVVSLERRLASTSRKPETPHEVWFHEEYKDRLKSAITAFKTPPASAAALGDAWRPFDNIASSLASYQRKLSIPLSEVAPQLALLSSSDVPMPGLEKQDTVSESDRALSANLQGIITIASFSEEVTIISTKTKPKKLVILGSDGQKYMYLLKGREDLRLDARIMQLLQAINGFLHTSLATHSHFLGIRYYSVTPISGRAGLIQWVDNVISIYSVFKSWQSRIQLAQLSAVGGGSSKSPVPPAVPRPSDMFYGKIIPALKEKGIRRVISRRDWPHEVKRKVLLELMKETPRQLLHQELWCASEGFKAFSSKQKRFSGSVAAMSMVGHILGLGDRHLDNILMDFCSGDVVHIDYNVCFDKGQRLKIPEIVPFRLTQTIEAALGMTGIEGTFRSNCEAVIGVLRKNKDILLMLLEVFVWDPLVEWTRGDFHDAAAIGGEERKGMELAVSLSLFASRVQEIRVPLQEHHDLLLATLPAVESALERFADVLNQYELSSALFYRADQERSSLILHETSARSMVAEATSNSEKIRALFEIQAREFAQAKALVAEKSQEAATWMEQHGSILDALRGNLLQEINAFVKLSGMQETLSLTSAVLVAGVPLTIVPEPTQTQCYDIDREVSQLVSELDDGLSSAINALQVYSLALQRILPLNYITTSAIHGWAQVLQLSASALSSDTLSLARRQGAELIAKQHGENFDSVTQSHDDLCRKVKKYALEMEKLEEEYAELANSVGSETESKAKDRLLSSFMKFMQSAGLAKKEDAIVSIQFGQSKNDGNGTKDSRLRGDLNEKREKVLFVLNTASSYMYNEVKHKVLNIINDSNKRRKANNQLQMEFETIFCGIEEQVEKCILLAGLVNELQQLIGRDLPSGDTDKGRPGYYSDGNWASIFKTILHSFKSLIGQMTEAVLPDVIRSAVSLNSEVMDAFGLISQIRGSIDTVLEQLIEVEMERASLVELEQNYFIKVGLITEQQLALEEAAMKGRDHLSWEEAEELASQEEACRAQLDQLHQTWNQRDLRTSSLIKRESNIKNALAASAHHFQSLVSVKEERELHVSKSKLLLDMLVKPFSDLELIDKVLSSFGGSFTSYSTEIPNLADLMSAGYPMSEYVWKFGSLLSQHSFFVWKIGVIDSFLDSCLNDVASSVDQTLGFDQLFNVVKRKLEIQLQEHLGRYLKDRVVPSLLASIDKEIEHLKQLTEFMKEAALDEVKRDVGALKRVHLMLEEFCNAHETARAASSAASLMKRQVKELREALWKTGLEIVQIEWMHDVTLTPSHSSRVMFQTFLAGDDSLYPIVLTLSRPNMRESLQSAVSKIARSMESLQACERTSLAAEGQLERAMGWACGGPNSSAAGNSSSKNSGIPPEFHDHLIRRRQLLWQAREKASDIIRICMSILEFEASRDGIFRSPEEMYPFRTGTDGRTWQQAYLNALKRLDITYHSFACTEQEWKLAQSTVETASSGLSSATKELSIATLKAKSASGDLQSTVLAMSDSACEASVALGAYARVSNRHSTLTSECGSMLEEFHKDSINWDSITLVVFNFLFGWG; translated from the exons ATGCAAGGACTCCATCACCAACAGCAGCAACTCGCGGCGCTTCTCTCCGTCGCCATCCCCAAGGACGATTCCGCCTCCGCCTCCGCCCCATCCTCTAACTCCGACGACGATGACTCCGCTCGACTCACCGCCATCAATTCGCTCCACCGCGCCGTCCTCTACCCGCCCAACTCCGTCCTCGTTTCTCACTCCGCCAATTTCCTCGCCCAGGGCTTTTCTCAGCTACTCTCCGATAA ATCGTATGTAGTGAGGCAAGGGGCGGCTGTAGCATACGGGGCTCTTTGTGCTGTGGTTTGTTCGATCCCTATAACGTCAAATGGAAGACAAAACCATGTTATGCTCGGAAGCTTGGTTGACCAGTTCATTGGTTGGGCATTGCCGTTGCTTAGTAATGGTGGTGCTGGAGATGGGACCATGGAACTATCATTGGATAGCCTACGGGAGTTTCTCAATGTTGGGGATGTTGGTGGGATCGAGAGATATGTTTTATCAATTCTCAAAGCATGCCAAGTACTTCTGGAGGATGAGAGAACCTCCTTGAGTTTGTTACATCGGCTTTTGGGTGTTTTGACTTTGATTTCGTTAAAATTTTCTAGATGCTTCCAGCCTCATTTTCTTGACATTGTTGATCTGCTTCTTGGCTGGGCATTGGTACCAGACCTTGCTGAATCGGATAGACGAATTATAATGGATAGTTTCTTGCAGTTTCAGAGTCATTGGGTGGGTAATTTGCAGTTTTCTCTTGGACTGCTGTCAAAATTTCTAGGTGACATGGATGTTTTGCTTCAGGATGTAAGTCATGGGACCCCACAACAATTCCGAAGGTTGCTTGCATTGCTTTCTTGCTTTTCAACAATTTTGCAGTCCACTGCTTCTGGGTTGCTGGAAATGAATTTACTTGAACAAATCACTGAACCCCTTAACAGAATTGTTCCTAGGTTATTGGGATGTTTATCTATGGTCGGAAGGAAGTTTGGGTGGTTCGAATGGATTGGGAATTTATGGAAGTGTTTGACTCTTTTGGCAGAAATACTTTGTGAAAGGTTTTCCACCTTTTATGCTCTTGCAGttgatattttatttcaaaGTTTGGAATTGGACAATACTAGCCAACCAATGGGAACTGGAAGAATTACCTCTGTTCAAGTTCATGGAGTTTTGAAAACTAATCTCCAATTACTATCTTTGCAAAAGTTTGGCCTTTTGCGGTTATCTGTGCAGAAAATACTGCAATTTGATGCTCCAATATCACAGCTGCGTTTGCATCCTAATCACCTTGTAACTGGCAGTTCTGCTGCCACTTATATTTTCTTGCTTCAACATGCGAATAATGAAGTTGTTGAACAGGCAGTTACGTCGTTAACAGAGGAGCTAGAGTTGTTGAAGGGCATGCTAAAGAAAGCCATGGGCAATGGAGATGGGTTTGTTGCATGCTCTAAATTCTTTTCAAAACTTGAattgtttgcattgattaaatttgatttgaaagTTTTGTTGACATCTGTTTTCTTGGGCGGGGATAATAGTTTGAATAGTCAACCAGACATTGCAAGCCTGTATCTTATGCGGTCAGAAAAGTTATTGAATTTTATTATGGAGAAATTTAATCCTTTTGACTTACCAATTCTGGCATATGTGGATTTGCAAGTCAATGTTATTAAGACATTGGACAGGCTAACAACAGTTAAGTTCTTAAGCAAGTGTGCAGTTACATACCATAGCAGTGGGAAATCATCTACATTTGCTACTGCTGATAAATTTCTTAATAGTAAGTACTTGACTAATGAACAGTCAGTTGTGGTTGTTGAGAATCTGAGGAAGTATGGTGCGTTTTTTGTGAAAGCTCTCCATGTTTCTTCTCCTCTTGCAGTTAAAACAGTTGCGCTAGATTGGGTTCAAAGAATCTGTGAGAATGTTATTGCTTATAATGAGAAATCAAACATAGAAACTCATTTCTATGAAGTGTATGGCAATATTAAGATTATTGGGAATATGCTTTTCTCAATTTTGGATGCCGCATCTGACAGGGAACCAAAAGTGAGGTCACATGTTGCATTAGTATTGGAGTTATTAATGCAGGCAAGGATTGTACATCCTCTTTACTTTTCTTGCATGGCTGAAGTGGTCTTAGGAAAACTTGGTGATCCAGATGGTGAAATAAAAAATGCATTCGTTAGGCTGCTTTCTATTGTTGTGCCTACAACACTGTATGCATGTGGGATTCATGATTATGGGACATCTACTTCATCTAGGGCTGTTGTTCTTTGGTTAGGCAACAATTCTAACTTGCACTGGAAGCAAGTATTTTCCTTGAAGCAGCTCCCCCAGCAACTTCACTCGCAACAACTTGTTACCATATTGAGTTACATATCCCAAAGGTGGAAGGTGCCTCTTTCTTCTTGGATTCAACGACTTATTCATAGTTGTCGAATTTCAAAAGATTTTGTTTCAAGTCAACTTGAGGAAACTGGAAAATCTGGTGCCACTGGTGTATGGCTGGACTTTAAAATGGATGAAGATTTTCTTGAAAAGCATTGCTCAATTAATAATCTGGCTGGTGTTTGGTGGGCTGTACATGAAGCTGCCAGGTATTGTATTACCACGCGCCTTCGGACTAACCTTGGTGGGCCTACCCAGACCTTTGCAGCCTTAGAGCGAATGCTTTTGGATGTTGCACACCTGCTGCAGCTTGACAGTGAGCAAAATGATGGGAACTTAAGTATGATAGGGTCTTCTGGTGCTCATTTGTTACCAATGAGGTTACTATTTGATTTCGTTGAGGCACTGAAGAAAAATGTATACAATGCATATGAGGGGTCTGCTGTTCTGCCGTCTGCTAGTCGCTCGAGTTCCTTATTCTTTCGAGCCAACAAGAAAGTTTGTGAAGAGTGGTTTTCTCGTATATGTGAGCCAATGATGAATGCTGGATTAGCTCTACAATGCCATGATGCCACATTTCAGTATTGTGCTCTGCGTTTACAGGAGCTCAGGAATCTTGTGGCTTCTGCTTTGAATGAAAAGTCTAGGGCACAGGTAACTGAGAACCTCCAGAATATCAGGGGCAGGTTTTCTGCAGACATCTTGAGGGTTTTACGGAACATGGCATTGGCTTTGTGTAAGACTCACGAATCAGAGGCTTTAATTGGCCTTGAAAAATGGGTTTCAATGACATTCTCTCCCTTTCTTGTGGAGGAAAACCAGTCCCTCAGTAACAGTGGGATGCTGGGACCCTCTACGTGGATCACTGGGCTTGTATATCAGGCAGAAGGTAAATATGAAAAGGCTGCTGCACACTTTATTCACTTGCTACAAAATGAGGAGTTGTTGAGTTCCTTGGGTTCGGATGGTGTACAGTTTGTCATTGCACGCATCATTGAGTGTTATAATTCTGTTTGTGATTGGAAATCTTTAGAGTCCTGGTTATTAGAGTTGCAAACACTTCGTGCTAAGCATGCTGGTAAGAGTTATTGTGGTGCTCTGACGACAACTGGGAATGAAATCAATGCAATTCATGCCTTGGCACGGTATGATGAGGGTGAATTTCAGGCAGCATGGACATGCCTTGGTTTGACACCTAAAAGTAGCAGTGAGCTCACACTTGATCCAAAACTGGCCTTGCAAAGAAGTGAGCAGATGCTTTTACAGGCAATGCTTCTTCAGAATGAGGGAAAGGAAGATAATATCCCCCATGAATTACAGAAGGCCAGGTCAATGCTGGAGGAAACGGTGTCTATTTTGCCGCTTGAAGGGTTAGAAGAGGCAGCACCACATGCTACCCAGTTGCACTGCATCTTTGCATTTGAGGAATTTTTCAAGATTAAAGGCAACCAAGACAAACCCAGGCAACTTCAGTCAATATTAAGTTCATATGTCCAACTTATGCAGCCACAAATAGGCAGGGTCCATCTGGACTGTAACCCTTGGTTAAAAGTTCTTCGAGTTTATCAAACCATTTCCCCAGTTTCTCTAGCTACTTTAAAGCTCTCTATGAATTTGTTGAGCTTGGCCCGCAAACAAAAAAACCTACTGTTGGCTAACCGTCTGAACAACTTTCTTAAAGATCATATATCGCGTTGCTCTGGGGAAAGCAACCATGACTTTCTCATCTCATATTTGCAGTATGAGGGGATCCTGCTAATGCATGCTGAAAACAAGTTTGAAGATTCTTTAACGAACCTTTGGTCTTTTGTGCGTCCTTGCATGATTTCTTCACCATCTATAGGTTCTGATGCTGACAATGGTATTCTGAAGGCTAAGGCATGCTTGAAACTCTCAAATTGGCTTAAACAGAACTATTCAGATTCAAGGGTAGATGACATTGTTCTTAATATGCGGTCAGACTTTGATATGACTGATTCCTCTTCTCCTGGCAGAGTTAGTGCCTCACTTGGCAATGAGATTCTAAGCTCTAAAACACGTTTAGGTCCTATTATTGAGGAGATTGTGGGCACAGCTACAAAACTGTCTACTCAACTCTGCCCCACTATGGGCAAATCCTGGATTTCTTATGCGTCGTGGTGTTTTAGTCAGGCCAGAGACTCTCTCTTAACGCCAGATGAAAATACCCTTCACTCATGCTCATTTTCTCCCATCCTTGCTCATGAAGTTCTCCCTGAGAGATTCAAGCTAACTGAAAATGAGATCGTAAAAGTAGAATCTTTGATTTTACAGCTCTTCCAGAATAAGGATGACAGGTTTAGAGCTGAGGGAGAGTGGAACTCTTCTCTTGATTCTTCTGAACTGAGAAACGACAACCCTGTGATGGCTTTGGTGCAGCAAGTAGTGAATATTATTGAAGCTGTTTCTGGGGCACCTGGTGCAGAAATTTCTAGTGATGATTGCCTTTCTGCTACTCTAGCTTCTCAATTGAAGATCTTTCTTCGTGGAAACTTTGGCCTAAATGAAACTGCTTTAATTTCTGTAGTTGATGAGTTAGTTGTTGTTTGGTGGTCTTTAAGGAGGAGAAGAGTGTCACTATTTGGGCATGCAGCTCATGGCTTTATAAAGTATCTTTCAAATTCATCTGCAAAAATTTGCAATAGTGGCTTGTTTGAATCTGATTCTGAGTCTCTGAAGCAAAAAACCGGCAGCTATACTTTGAGGGCTACATTGTATGTCCTACATATTCTCCTCAAATATGGAGCTGAGTTGAGAGATGTACTTGAACCTGCTCTTTCAACTGTTCCTTTGTCCCCATGGCAG GAAGTGACACCCCAATTGTTTGCACGGTTAAGTTCTCATCCCGAGCAAGTGGTTCGGAAGCAGTTGGAGGGCTTACTGATGATGCTGGCCAAGCAATCTCCCTGGTCCATTGTCTACCCAACACTAGTCGATGTGGATGCTTATGAGGAGAAGCCTTCAGAGGAGCTTCAGCACATACTTGGTTGTCTG AGTGAAATATACCCAAGATTGATTCAGGATGTTCAGCTTGTGATAAATGAGCTGGGAAACGTTACTGTTCTTTGGGAGGAGCTATGGCTCAGCACCCTTCAAGATCTTCACACAG ATGTGATGAGGCGCATAAACGTGTTAAAGGAGGAAGCTGCACGAATTGCAGAAAATGTTACTCTTAGCCAGAGTGAGAAAAACAAGATAAATGCTGCTAAATATTCAGCTATGATGGCTCCTATTGTTGTGTCCTTGGAACGTCGTCTGGCTTCTACATCTCGGAAACCTGAAACTCCTCATGAAGTATGGTTCCACGAGGAGTATAAAGATCGGTTGAAATCAGCCATCACAGCCTTCAAGACTCCTCCAGCATCCGCTGCAGCACTTGGAGATGCATGGCGTCCATTTGATAACATTGCTTCATCCTTAGCATCTTATCAGAGGAAGTTATCAATTCCTTTAAGTGAAGTTGCACCACAATTGGCTCTACTGTCATCGTCTGATGTTCCAATGCCTGGTCTTGAGAAGCAAGACACAGTCTCTGAATCTGACAGAGCTCTCAGTGCTAATCTCCAAGGAATTATCACCATTGCATCTTTCTCTGAGGAAGTGACTATCATATCAACCAAGACTAAACCTAAGAAACTCGTTATTCTTGGTTCAGATGGTCAAAAGTACATGTATCTTTTGAAAGGCAGGGAAGATCTCCGCCTTGACGCTAGAATAATGCAGCTCTTGCAAGCTATAAATGGTTTCCTGCATACATCTCTTGCAACTCACAGCCACTTTCTTGGTATTCGCTATTATTCTGTGACTCCAATTAGTGGCCGTGCTGGTCTCATCCAGTGGGTAGATAATGTAATTAGCATATACAGCGTCTTTAAGTCTTGGCAAAGCCGCATCCAACTAGCTCAGCTCTCAGCAGTGGGTGGTGGCAGTTCAAAAAGTCCTGTTCCTCCAGCTGTTCCCCGACCCAGTGACATGTTCTATGGTAAAATCATACCAGCACTCAAAGAGAAAGGTATAAGGAGAGTAATTTCACGAAGAGATTGGCCTCATGAGGTGAAGCGTAAAGTTCTTTTAGAACTTATGAAGGAGACTCCTAGACAGCTTCTTCATCAAGAACTTTGGTGTGCTAGTGAAGGATTCAAAGCCTTCAGTTCGAAACAGAAGAG GTTTTCTGGAAGTGTTGCTGCCATGAGCATGGTGGGCCACATTCTTGGCCTTGGGGATAGACACTTGGATAATATTCTAATGGATTTTTGTAGTGGTGATGTAGTCCATATTGATTACAATGTCTGTTTTGATAAAGGGCAAAGACTAAAAATTCCAGAAATTGTTCCCTTCCGCCTTACACAGACCATTGAAGCAGCATTAGGGATGACGGGGATAGAAGGTACCTTTAGGTCAAACTGTGAAGCAGTTATTGGTGTTTTGAGGAAGAACAAAGACATACTCTTGATGTTACTGGAAGTGTTTGTTTGGGACCCGCTTGTGGAATGGACACGGGGAGATTTTCATGATGCTGCTGCAATTGGTGGTGAAGAGAGGAAGGGCATGGAGTTGGCTGTCAGTCTCAGTTTATTTGCATCTCGTGTACAGGAAATTCGTGTTCCCTTACAG GAACATCACGATCTTTTATTGGCTACACTACCAGCTGTTGAATCTGCTCTTGAG AGGTTTGCTGATGTTCTAAACCAATATGAACTTTCATCTGCACTCTTTTATCGAGCTGATCAAGAGAGGTCTAGCCTAATTCTGCATGAAACATCTGCGAGGTCAATGGTTGCTGAAGCTACTAGTAATTCAGAGAAAATTCGTGCATTGTTTGAAATCCAGGCTCGAGAATTTGCTCAGGCAAAGGCCCTGGTTGCTGAGAAATCTCAAGAGGCAGCAACCTGGATGGAACAACATGGGAGCATCCTTGATGCTTTACGAGGCAATTTACTTCAAGAAATAAATGCTTTTGTTAAGCTGAGTGGTATGCAAGAAACATTGTCTCTTACATCTGCCGTTCTGGTGGCTGGGGTTCCGCTGACTATTGTTCCTGAGCCTACACAAACACAATGCTATGATATAGATAGGGAAGTCTCTCAACTAGTATCTGAACTGGATGATGGTCTGTCTTCTGCGATAAATGCACTTCAAGTATATTCTTTGGCTTTGCAAAGAATTTTACCATTAAATTACATTACAACGAGTGCAATTCATGGCTGGGCACAGGTTCTGCAACTATCTGCCAGTGCTCTTTCCTCTGATACCCTATCTCTTGCTAGAAGACAGGGTGCTGAACTTATTGCCAAACAACATGGGGAGAATTTTGATTCTGTCACACAGAGTCATGATGATCTGTGTCGTAAAGTGAAGAAGTATGCCCTAGAGATGGAGAAGCTTGAAGAGGAGTATGCTGAGCTAGCGAACTCTGTTGGCTCAGAGACCGAATCAAAGGCTAAGGATCGGCTTCTGTCTTCTTTCATGAAATTCATGCAATCAGCTGGTCTTGCAAAGAAAGAAGATGCCATTGTTTCCATTCAATTTGGGCAATCTAAGAATGATGGAAATGGGACAAAGGATTCTAGATTGCGTGGGGATCTGAATGAAAAAAGGGAGAAGGTTTTGTTTGTTCTGAACACAGCATCCAGTTATATGTACAATGAGGTCAAACATAAGGTGCTCAACATAATTAATGATTCAAATAAACGTAGAAAGGCAAATAACCAGTTACAGATGGAATTTGAAACTATTTTCTGTGGGATTGAGGAGCAAGTAGAGAAGTGTATACTTCTAGCAGGCCTTGTTAATGAACTGCAGCAACTGATTGGTAGAGATTTACCTAGTGGTGACACAGATAAAGGCCGTCCAGGATATTATTCTGATGGAAATTGGGCTTCcatttttaaaaccattttacattcCTTTAAGAGCTTGATTGGGCAAATGACTGAAGCTGTTCTTCCGGATGTAATAAGATCTGCAGTTTCTCTGAATTCAGAAGTCATGGATGCGTTTGGACTAATCTCACAAATTCGTGGTTCTATTGATACGGTACTTGAGCAACTCATAGAAGTAGAGATGGAGAGGGCATCTTTAGTTGAACTAGAACAGAACTACTTCATTAAAGTTGGTCTCATTACTGAGCAGCAGTTGGCTCTTGAAGAAGCTGCTATGAAAGGTAGGGATCATCTCTCATGGGAAGAGGCAGAGGAGCTTGCTTCCCAAGAAGAAGCTTGTAGGGCACAGCTGGACCAACTCCATCAAACTTGGAACCAAAGGGACTTGCGAACTTCCTCTCttataaagagagaatctaATATAAAGAATGCCCTCGCTGCTTCTGCACACCATTTTCAGTCCCTAGTTAGTGTCAAAGAGGAAAGAGAGCTGCATGTCTCGAAAAGCAAGCTGCTACTGGACATGCTTGTTAAGCCCTTTTCTGATTTGGAATTGATTGATAAAGTGCTGTCTTCATTTGGAGGTTCTTTTACTTCTTACTCAACTGAGATTCCTAATTTAGCAGATTTGATGAGTGCCGGGTACCCAATGTCTGAATATGTTTGGAAGTTTGGCAGCTTATTGAGTCAacattctttctttgtttggaaAATTGGTGTTATTGATTCTTTTCTGGACTCATGCCTAAATGATGTAGCTTCATCTGTTGATCAAACTTTAGGGTTTGACCAGCTCTTCAATGTTGTTAAGAGAAAGCTTGAAATACAACTTCAAGAACATCTTGGTCGATACCTGAAGGATCGAGTTGTTCCTAGTTTATTGGCTAGCATTGATAAAGAAATTGAGCATCTGAAGCAATTGACAGAGTTTATGAAGGAAGCTGCTCTTGATGAAGTAAAAAGAGATGTTGGGGCTTTAAAAAGGGTTCATCTTATGCTTGAGGAATTCTGCAATGCACATGAAACTGCCAGAGCAGCAAGTTCCGCTGCATCTCTAATGAAAAGGCAGGTGAAAGAGCTGAGAGAGGCTCTTTGGAAGACTGGCCTGGAGATTGTTCAGATTGAATGGATGCATGATGTTACTTTGACCCCTTCACACAGTAGCAGGGTCATGTTTCAGACATTTCTTGCTGGGGATGATAGTTTATATCCTATTGTCTTAACACTTAGCAGACCTAACATGCGGGAAAGTTTGCAATCTGCTGTCTCAAAGATAGCCAGGTCTATGGAGTCACTGCAAGCTTGTGAACGAACTTCTCTGGCGGCTGAAGGGCAGCTTGAGAGAGCAATGGGGTGGGCTTGTGGTGGCCCAAACTCCAGTGCAGCTGGAAATAGTTCGAGTAAGAATTCTGGAATTCCTCCCGAATTTCATGACCATCTAATCAGGCGAAGGCAACTACTATGGCAAGCTAGGGAAAAGGCATCAGATATTATTAGAATTTGCATGTCTATATTGGAGTTTGAAGCATCAAGAGATGGTATTTTCCGATCTCCCGAAGAGATGTACCCATTCAGGACTGGCACTGATGGCAGAACATGGCAGCAAGCTTACTTGAATGCACTTAAAAGATTGGATATTACTTACCATTCTTTTGCTT GCACTGAACAAGAATGGAAGCTTGCACAAAGCACCGTGGAAACTGCTTCCAGTGGATTGTCTTCTGCAACCAAAGAACTTAGTATTGCCACTCTCAAAGCAAAGTCCGCTTCAG GTGATTTACAAAGCACTGTTCTTGCAATGAGTGACTCTGCATGCGAAGCTAGTGTTGCACTTGGGGCATATGCCCGTGTTTCAAATCGTCATTCTACTTTGACTTCTGAATGTGGTTCCATGCTTGAAGAG TTTCACAAGGATTCTATCAACTGGGACTCAATTACTCTTGTCGTTTTCaactttttgtttggttgggGATAG